GGGGCTCAGGGGGCCCCGGGGGCGCCCCCGCATCTCTCCCGCGCGCCCCCCTCGCCTCCTCGCCCTTGGGGCCACGCCGGCGCCGCCGCCGGCGGAAGTTGCCGTTCTCGAAAAGGTCCAGCAGCGACTCGCAGCCGCCGGCGAAGGTCCAGTAGTTGCCCTTGCCCTTCTCGTGGCCGTCGGTCCGCGGCACCTGTGCGGACGAGGGGCTCAGCGCGCGGCGGGCTCCCGGGGCGCCCCGCCCACCGCGCTCTCTTGGGGAGCCCCTGGCGGCCCCGGAAGGATGCCCCGCCCTGGGGGTGGGCGCGTCGCTGGGGAGCTGGCGAAGGCTACGCGTGAACTTTGCAGCGCACGCCGCTGCAAAATGCACCCCCACAGCCCAATCAGGGGTGCCTTGGTCCAGGGGTCCACAGGCCTGGGACATTCAGGGGCCGCACGGGGGTGGGGGCCTCACCTTGACGAAGCAGCTGTTGAGGGACAGGTTGTGGCGGATGGAGTTCTGCCAGGCGCGCTGGTTGGCGCGGTAGTACGGGAACCGGCGCATGATGAAGTCGTAGATGCCGGACAGGGTCACCCTGCCCGTCGGGCTCTGCTGAATGGCCATGGCGATCAGTGCGATGTAGCTGCAAACAGCGGCGCTCAGGCCAGGCCGGGGCAGGGGAGGGACCCCGGAGCGCGTCTGCGTCTGGAGTCTCCGGGCCGCCCGGGGACCACTCCGCTCTCCCTTCCCCGGGGCACCggggagctgggggcgggggtggttgTTGGAGTCGGGCCCCCCTGGAGCTCCCAGCGCAACTCTGCGCAGACCAGGGAAGCTCACCTTCACACTTGGGGCTTCCCCGGGGAGGCTGGAGAACCTTCTCGGCTACCTCCCAACGTGCGGATGAGAAGTGAGCCCTCCCGCGCCCGAGCTGGTCTTGGCCTCCTCTCGGAGGAGGGCCCCCGCGACCCCTGTGGCCCCGGCACGGCCCTGCGGTCACCTGTACGCTGGCCGCGTGAGCCGCTTCTCCTCGTCCGAGCTGCCCGCCGGGTAGTCGTCGGCGTCGTAATTGAAACAATTGTAGGGATACTGCGAGCTGTCAAACATCGCGGTGCGCCTGCCGCCTGCGGGTCGCCAATGCTGCCGCCTCCTCCGCGCCGCCCGCCGGCGCGCTCCAGGACTGCGCGGAGGTTCTCCCCTGTGCGGACCAGCGGCGTCTGCGCTGCCGGCTGCTCTCCGCCTGAGCGGGGAACCTGGGCTCCCCGGgtccccccgcccgcccccaccCGTCCTCTCGCATCCAATCCCGGAGCGGGGGAGGCCCCTGTTGCCGGTAAAGCGGCCGAGGGGAGCGGAGAGCAGGCTCGCGGTGACCCCCTGACCGGCGCGGGGGAGGAAGGAGCCACGCGCTGGGTGGTCCgacgggtggggtggggtgggggggccacCCCCTCCCGCTCCCGCCGACTGTGCCTCGTGCTCTTTGCGCTGTCCCAGACTTAAGGGCGGAGCTCCCTGGGTCCCCCAAGCCTGCGAGCACCCCAAGACTCAGAGGTCCTTCCCTGGCTTCTGGCTCCTCAGAGCGCACTTCGGAGCTGCCAGGAGCCCGACCACAGAGAGGGCGGGGGCGTAGCCCCttccccaccaggctctgcccctcTACCTTCAGCCCCGGTGCAATGGTGGCCAGGGTGTGTGCCGCCGGGACCCTGGATCAGAGCTGGACACAGGGTCCAACCCACCCTGGCAGGCTCTGTCCCTGCTGTGCTGTCTCCCTCGTATCCTCCTTGGGGGGCCCTTTGTGGAGCTCTGAGCCCAGTGGCCCCCTGCTCTGTAACTTCCTCATTAGCCAAGCCTCTGCTTCACTGGTCCTTCTGGGGGTCACCGGTGGGCGCCTGGGGAAGAAAAGACAGGGGGAGGACGTTTTAGCAAGAAGTCAGGTGGGATCTTAAGGAGGGCCCTTTGTTTCAAGGTGGCCGTACCAGCAAAAAGCATGTCCACGAACAGTCTGCAAAATTCTGGCCATGAGACCTGTCAGTGCGACTGCCCAAGGCCAGGACACCTGAATAGTCTTCTTCCAGAAGATTCTACCTTTGAAGATGCACCTGCAGCTCTGAAATGAtctgtgctccatccagcctgtTGCCCCAGCAGGGGATGGTGGCCGGCCTGCTGATGTGGGCGCCCAGGACCCAGGGGCACCGTGCCAGCTCCCTCCTGGCTCCAACTCCTGCAGTGGGATCTGAGGTGCACTCGGGCTCAGACACAGTCAGGGGCTCCGCAGCATCCTCTCTACCAGGTGTcaaaatgagaaatgctgggatatGGGAACATTAGACGGTGCAGCCCCTCAGGaaaacattttggttgtttctttaaaaactaaacgtGCAGCTACCACGTGACCCAGCAGCTGCACTCATGGGTGTTTATCCCAAGTGAAGACAGAACTTTATGCAAGCACTTGTGACGTGTTCAGAATGATTTCATTCCTCTTTTCCCCAAATTGGAATCAGCCTGGATGTCCGTCAGCAGGGAGGCATCGGGCAAGCTGTGGTCCAGCCACACGCCAGGCACCACCACGGCGCCGAGGTCCGGTGGCTGGTCCGGAAGCCCCCCGACAGAGTGAAATGAGCAGAACCCTCCCCCTCACAGCGAGAAAACCAGCGATCTGCACAGTCATGACTTTTCTTGAATCTGTCAGAGAGCTGAGGCTTCAGGGCAACAACTGTAACCCAGGGGAGCAGGTCCGTCAGAGGAGAGCAGTCCTGAAAGCCCGCGCCTGCTGTAGGCGGGCCGGGCGGGGCGTTGCTGAAGCCGCAGGAGCGCGGCCGGCTCCCCGTGGGCCTCGCTGCacctgggaggggaggagaggacgCAGGGACCAGTCTAGGGGCGCGGACGTGCCCAGTGCCCCCCGGGGCCCCTCAGCGTCGGCCCGGGGAGGGCCAGCCAGCCAGGGCCTCGTCCCTGGGCTGTGGCCAGTCCAGAGACAGGTCTCGGGATGAGCTTCTGCTGCATAAGAGAGTGGACGGTGGGAGAGGCACTTCAACCTGGTCACTTGTTTGATTGAATCAAACATGAAGGCTGATTGGTTAGAAAACCTTCCCAACGTGTTTTGGTTCCTTAGGTGTCTGAGCCTTGCTTGGCTTCCTTCTGAAAATGACATATTATTTGGGTCATTATTTGGGGCCTGACAGTGGGAAGAACGGCTTCTCCGCTCTGTCAGCCGGAAACGTCCTCAAGACACCGCTGAGAACAACAACCCCATGAGCCAGGCCGACCGTGCAGTCCCCTCCACGGGCCGGGAGGGTGACCAGCTCACCTGAGTCAGGTCACCCGTGTGGGACCTAGGCCCTTCAGGGGAGGATGCGGCTGCAGTTCCAGGGTCAGGGGCGGCCTGTGGGCGCTCACATGCCTGGGCACAGGGGGCCTGTGTGAAGACGGGGCACCAGCTGGGCGGGAGGGCAGCCCCGAGCCCCAGCAGCCCTCAACCAGCACTTCCGACACAGACGTGGCACAGACGACCCCAGAGAACAGGACGAAGATGGGACTTCGTGTGACCTCTGCCCTTACACACTTTTGtattttgtaattaaaagttGTGTTACAGAAGGTTCATAAAGGACAAAAAGGttgaaatagaaaatctcagagacagaagcCGTCCCCCTCTGCAAAGGTGGAGAGAGGACCCGCCGTGCCCTGTCGCTCCGCTGTGGCGGTGACCGTCTgcccctccagggtcctctcagCCTCACCAATCTGGACTCCTCTCGGGAGGGGGCTCGCCAGGCCTGAATCCCAGGAAGCGAGACCACTGGGGGCCATGAACAGGGGAGTGGGAACCCTTGAGCCCGGCCATGGGGTATGCGTGGGCTCGGGCTCGGGTCGGAAAGGCCTGGGCtcggggctggggggcaggcGCCCCGTGGAAGCGGGAGTTCAGGGTCGGGGGTGGCTGGGCCGCTGAGTGGGGGCTGAGCAGGCGGAGCTGCTGGAGCGCTGGGCCGCACCCCCTAGTCCTCACACGGCCCCGTCTGGTGGGAAGTGGACCCGACCTCAGCTCTGTGGTCGGAGGGGGCGTGGGAGAGCATGCTGAAGTCACCCAGGCTGGAGGCCAGGAGACCTTCCAGGATGAGGCATTTGGGCAGCACCTGAGGTCAGAACGAAATAAGGGTGGGGTGGAAGGCGGGGCTACAGCCCAGGGCTGCCCAAGACGGTACTTCTAGAAGCTCCAGGAAGGCCAGGGCCCTTCAACCCTCAATGTAAATTCCGTCCTCTCCTTCTTCGGTGCTGAAATATTTACCAGTGCACAGAACTCCTGTTCAGCACTCGCTGAAGAATGACCCGTTGACCCCAAGGGTGTTTTTGGGCCTGGGCGCTGCACTGGCTCCTGGACAAAAGGGTGGCAAGGCCACCTCCCCAGGCTCCGGGCCTGCCCTGGGGGCTGGCGGGGCCCCGGGCCCTGGTCACTGAACGGGCAGCCGGCCCGCTCCGGGCCCTGTGGGGGGCAGGGCTTGCTGACAGCTCACCAGGCCGACGGGCCCATCGGGCCAGAACTGCAGGTCGCTGCTTCTGAGGCCTTGGATTCTGATCGTGAATGCAGGAGTCGTCGGGGCGGGTGCTTCCCAGGCCGGACTGGTCGCCTCTGCCCTAGGAGGCTGCTCTTGCTTTTCTCAGGGTCTCCTCTAGATGGTGCAAGGGAGCCAGGCACAGCGTGTCCGccacagcctcccaggctcccccagGACGACAGTGACCACAGGGCACGTCTGACTGAGTGTAGCTGGGGGGTTGCAACCTGGAGCAGGGACGGGACAGAGCTCAGGCCTCAGGCGGGGGGGGGGCGCGGCCAATCCGAGCCCCCGCAGCCCAGTGGGGCTGCTCTGGACCTGGGCGGCCCACTGTGGCCCCACAGGCCCCCTGCTGCCGTAGGCACCCTCTGATCCCATTTAAGCTGCAGGCTGGGAGCCACCCCCCGGAGGGTGAACATGGTTCCCAGCCCCTGCCCGGCCCGCAAACGCCTGCTCCTGAACGCCAGCTCCAAGCAGAGTAAGAAAGACCCAGGTGTCCAGAACAACATGTGGACCCCgggctggagagggaggggggagggagagacaggaggggaaggtggggtgggaAGAGTCAGGAGACAGATCGACACACAGGACGACCCCATGTGAAGCAGACAGCTGGGGGAGGCTGCCGTACGCGGGGGCCCAGCTCGGTGCTCCGCGGCGCTCCGTGCggtgtgggtggggggaggtgcaGGAGgggatccttgcctggaaaattccaccgaCAGAGGAGCGGGCtttggtccatggagtcgcagccGGACATCTGTGAGCACACTCACATAGCTGATGCTGTCGTACGGCAGAAACTAACGCGTTACAAAGCGACTAACCCCAATTTAAAGAAGGTAAGAAAGAGCCCCCTGTGCACGTGGGCCCCCAACACGGGCTCTCCTGACCAAGGCGGGCTGCGTCCAAGCCCCTCCTGCCCCAGGCTTCTGGGCGCCTCTGCTTCTGTTCCATCTGGGTGAGGGCTGGGGCAGTGGGTTGAGGGAGAGTTTCTGGGGGAACTGGGCAGGACCCTGGGAGGGTAGCCTGGGGCCCCTGAATCCAGGAACCTGCACCTCTGGGCATGGCCTTTGGGGGGCTGGTCCCAAGAATTGCACACTTGACTTGCTCCCCCGTGGGGAGGCAGGGCCGGGGCCTCCCTGTCCTCTGTCTCAGGCTTGCGGGC
This genomic interval from Bos mutus isolate GX-2022 chromosome 25, NWIPB_WYAK_1.1, whole genome shotgun sequence contains the following:
- the FOXL3 gene encoding forkhead box L3, producing MFDSSQYPYNCFNYDADDYPAGSSDEEKRLTRPAYSYIALIAMAIQQSPTGRVTLSGIYDFIMRRFPYYRANQRAWQNSIRHNLSLNSCFVKVPRTDGHEKGKGNYWTFAGGCESLLDLFENGNFRRRRRRRGPKGEEARGARGRDAGAPPGPPEPPVPRSEPPTPASPAVLRRDAHRDIKFSIDYILSAPDPFPRGRSPHVHPSLQARQVNLQLWTV